From the Pseudomonas putida genome, one window contains:
- a CDS encoding phosphonoacetaldehyde phosphonohydrolase-related protein, with the protein MLAAPAITAVLFGLRGCLVQATDGSPLPAPGALETLAGLRHAQVPCIWLDDLSSLQSRRLATVLPDWLPGHSVNGVRWPAPNACWQALMSLDSERLEGCVLVSGEPKLLQSGLNAGLWTVGLAACSPSCDLSSRQWQAMTQQEQDLARGKATLTLFSLGVHSVIDHLDELDTCLADIALRCSKGEKP; encoded by the coding sequence ATGCTCGCTGCACCCGCCATTACCGCTGTGCTGTTCGGCCTGCGCGGTTGCCTGGTCCAGGCCACCGACGGCAGCCCCCTGCCCGCCCCTGGCGCCCTCGAAACGCTGGCCGGACTGCGCCATGCGCAGGTGCCGTGCATCTGGCTGGACGACTTGAGCAGCCTGCAGAGCAGGCGCCTGGCCACCGTATTACCAGACTGGCTGCCGGGCCACTCGGTCAACGGCGTGCGCTGGCCGGCGCCGAATGCCTGCTGGCAGGCCTTGATGAGCCTGGACAGCGAACGCCTCGAAGGTTGCGTGCTGGTCAGCGGTGAGCCCAAGCTGTTGCAATCAGGCCTCAACGCCGGCTTGTGGACAGTGGGCCTGGCGGCCTGCAGCCCGTCGTGCGACCTCTCCTCCAGGCAATGGCAGGCCATGACCCAGCAAGAGCAGGATCTGGCCCGCGGCAAGGCCACGCTGACCCTGTTCAGCCTGGGAGTGCATTCGGTGATCGACCACCTCGATGAACTGGACACCTGCCTTGCCGACATCGCCCTGCGCTGCAGCAAGGGCGAAAAACCCTGA
- a CDS encoding DUF4404 family protein, translating into MPARELQERLNSLREQLDRNVPLTDEELAALHEEARQIEAQLKLEEATPDNNVVDGVNLAIERFEADHPDLTATLRSIANSLHSMGI; encoded by the coding sequence ATGCCTGCCCGCGAATTGCAAGAGCGCTTGAACAGCCTGCGCGAGCAACTGGACCGCAACGTACCGCTTACGGATGAAGAACTGGCCGCCCTGCACGAAGAGGCCAGGCAGATCGAAGCGCAGTTGAAGCTCGAGGAAGCCACGCCGGACAACAACGTGGTCGACGGGGTGAACCTGGCGATCGAACGCTTCGAGGCCGACCACCCGGATTTGACCGCCACCCTGCGCAGCATTGCCAACTCGCTGCACAGCATGGGTATCTGA